The following coding sequences are from one Catenulispora sp. GP43 window:
- a CDS encoding glycosyltransferase, with the protein MRILFSGVPAYGHLLPLVPLAEAALAEGHAVAVLTAAEMAEMVSSEFPAGVEHLAAGAMPLVFSLATAERTGQDVFQPTPFLVGEIFGGDRLDLAADEALDRARRWAPDLIMADAFDAVGPLLAAALDVPWHQVGLGPALPAPLTDEIARAAARRYADRSLTPTAASTYIDPCPELLQDPDWSSTPPRLAVRPQAHRRATTDDPPALPATDLPRVLITFGTIFSDPDVLAACVDAVRKHPVRIVATTGMSLREPGAASASPAVADDDQVTFVPFTPLDQLLEEADVVVGAGGSGTLLAALGRGLPLVLWPQGADQHINAARAAASGAAVVVESADQIADALADVLADVLADGPHRAAAQRAAAQIAAMPRPLDVLRVIAG; encoded by the coding sequence ATGCGAATACTTTTCAGCGGCGTTCCCGCCTATGGCCATCTGCTGCCGCTGGTCCCGTTGGCTGAAGCCGCTCTGGCCGAGGGTCACGCCGTCGCGGTGCTGACCGCGGCTGAGATGGCCGAGATGGTCTCCAGCGAGTTCCCGGCAGGCGTCGAGCATCTCGCGGCGGGGGCGATGCCCCTGGTGTTCTCGCTGGCGACCGCCGAGCGCACCGGGCAGGACGTGTTCCAGCCGACGCCGTTCCTCGTCGGCGAGATCTTCGGCGGCGACCGCCTGGACCTGGCCGCCGACGAGGCCCTCGACCGGGCCCGCCGATGGGCTCCCGATCTCATCATGGCGGACGCCTTCGACGCCGTCGGCCCGCTGCTGGCCGCGGCGCTGGACGTGCCCTGGCACCAGGTCGGCCTGGGCCCCGCCCTGCCGGCTCCGCTGACCGATGAGATCGCCCGCGCGGCAGCCCGGCGGTACGCCGACCGGTCGCTCACTCCCACGGCTGCGAGCACTTACATCGACCCCTGCCCTGAGCTGCTCCAGGACCCGGACTGGAGCAGCACGCCGCCTCGGCTGGCTGTACGTCCGCAGGCCCACCGCCGCGCGACGACCGATGATCCGCCGGCCCTGCCGGCCACCGATCTCCCGCGCGTGCTGATCACCTTCGGGACGATCTTCTCCGACCCGGACGTGCTCGCCGCCTGCGTGGACGCGGTCCGCAAACACCCGGTGCGTATCGTCGCGACCACCGGCATGTCACTGCGCGAACCCGGCGCGGCGTCAGCGTCCCCCGCGGTCGCCGACGACGACCAGGTCACGTTCGTCCCGTTCACACCGCTGGACCAGTTGCTCGAAGAAGCCGACGTCGTGGTGGGCGCCGGCGGGTCGGGCACCCTGCTGGCCGCGCTCGGCCGCGGCCTGCCCCTGGTCCTGTGGCCGCAGGGTGCCGACCAGCACATCAACGCCGCCCGCGCCGCCGCCTCCGGGGCGGCGGTCGTCGTCGAGTCCGCAGACCAGATTGCTGACGCCCTCGCGGATGTCCTCGCCGATGTCCTCGCCGACGGACCACACAGGGCCGCCGCACAGCGGGCGGCTGCCCAGATAGCCGCCATGCCTCGCCCGCTTGACGTGCTCCGCGTCATCGCCGGCTGA
- a CDS encoding sigma-70 family RNA polymerase sigma factor, with protein MSQIAIAPQGVIVGETPLVLPPDAELADRLRAGDEDAFRLVLDAWSSSMLRLARSFVSTNDSAEEVVQEAWLGVIRGIDRFEGRAALKTWVFRILVNIAKGRGVKESRTLPFSSLLPEDEGAAVDPSRFRPASDPYPGHWNPGQKPQTWALPESEALQGEVRRVVGEALAALPERHRIVVTLRDVEGYASDEVCSMLNISPGNQRVILHRARAVVRTRLERYFDSVAQAGDPR; from the coding sequence ATGAGCCAGATAGCAATCGCACCGCAAGGAGTCATCGTGGGGGAAACGCCCCTGGTGCTACCGCCGGACGCCGAACTCGCCGACCGGCTGCGCGCCGGCGACGAGGACGCCTTCCGGCTCGTGCTGGATGCCTGGTCGTCGTCGATGCTGCGGCTGGCGCGCTCGTTCGTGTCGACCAACGACTCGGCCGAGGAGGTCGTGCAGGAGGCCTGGCTGGGCGTCATCCGGGGCATCGACCGGTTCGAGGGCCGAGCGGCCCTGAAGACCTGGGTGTTCAGGATCCTGGTGAACATCGCCAAGGGCCGCGGGGTGAAGGAGTCCCGGACGCTGCCGTTCAGCAGCCTGTTGCCCGAGGACGAGGGCGCCGCGGTCGATCCGTCGCGGTTCCGACCCGCCTCGGACCCCTATCCCGGACACTGGAACCCGGGGCAGAAACCGCAGACCTGGGCGTTGCCGGAAAGCGAGGCGTTACAGGGAGAAGTGCGCAGAGTCGTCGGCGAAGCCCTGGCCGCCCTCCCCGAACGCCACCGCATCGTGGTGACGTTGCGAGACGTGGAGGGCTACGCCTCCGACGAAGTCTGCAGCATGCTGAACATCTCCCCCGGCAACCAGCGGGTCATTCTGCACCGGGCCAGAGCGGTCGTCCGCACACGCCTGGAGCGGTATTTCGACTCCGTCGCCCAAGCCGGGGACCCACGATGA
- a CDS encoding TetR/AcrR family transcriptional regulator produces MARWEPNAQRRLQQAAGALFAERGYADVTVADIAERAGLTKRTFFNHFPDKREVLFADAAAFEASVLKHLAAADPASEPLAAAVEALTSAGLSDLAQYGEYAAARRELIASSIDLQERDLIKTASLTAAIAAGLLERGVPPRTATFAGKAAVAVFTAAYDDWIDAPTADFSALMRQELAELRRAVCG; encoded by the coding sequence ATGGCCCGGTGGGAACCGAACGCGCAGCGACGACTCCAGCAGGCAGCCGGAGCGCTGTTCGCCGAACGCGGCTATGCCGACGTCACCGTCGCCGACATCGCCGAGCGCGCCGGCCTGACCAAACGCACGTTCTTCAACCACTTCCCCGACAAACGCGAAGTCCTGTTCGCCGACGCCGCAGCCTTCGAAGCATCGGTCCTGAAGCACCTGGCCGCGGCCGACCCGGCCTCGGAACCCTTGGCCGCCGCCGTCGAGGCCCTGACCAGCGCCGGCCTGAGCGACCTGGCGCAGTACGGCGAGTACGCCGCGGCCCGGCGCGAACTGATCGCGTCCTCGATCGACCTGCAAGAACGAGACCTGATCAAAACGGCATCACTCACGGCGGCCATCGCAGCCGGGCTTCTGGAGCGCGGAGTACCACCGAGGACGGCGACCTTCGCCGGCAAGGCGGCGGTCGCCGTCTTCACCGCCGCCTATGACGACTGGATCGACGCCCCCACAGCGGATTTCAGTGCCCTGATGCGCCAAGAGCTGGCAGAACTGCGGCGCGCGGTGTGCGGGTGA
- a CDS encoding trypco2 family protein, translating to MEVTSESVTIRTLVEVIKASICEVQGAEEPRPGDLIAASAALTLHAMMDTTVGGKVDLRVPVIGAHLRIGGRRARHRMHTVHVSLVPEHYGRSQHDHGAGDPELVMALRAIRDLMDATGRGGHSWTVAGGTVQVSFAVTDEGSISVGLNSDRSDEHVHSLELELQPVDSDPAVL from the coding sequence GTGGAAGTCACCAGCGAGAGCGTCACCATCCGCACCCTGGTCGAGGTCATCAAGGCCTCCATCTGCGAGGTCCAGGGCGCCGAGGAACCGCGTCCCGGTGACCTGATCGCGGCATCGGCCGCGCTCACTTTGCACGCCATGATGGACACCACGGTCGGCGGCAAGGTCGATCTGCGCGTACCGGTGATCGGTGCGCACCTGCGGATCGGCGGGCGGCGTGCCCGGCACCGGATGCACACCGTGCACGTCTCCCTGGTTCCAGAACACTACGGCCGGTCCCAGCACGACCACGGCGCCGGCGACCCGGAGCTGGTCATGGCGCTGCGCGCGATCAGGGACCTGATGGACGCGACCGGCCGCGGCGGCCACTCATGGACGGTGGCGGGCGGTACGGTCCAGGTCTCCTTCGCTGTCACCGACGAGGGCTCCATCTCGGTCGGGCTCAACAGCGACCGCAGCGACGAGCACGTGCACAGCCTGGAGCTGGAACTACAGCCGGTGGATTCGGATCCGGCCGTCCTTTAG
- a CDS encoding helix-turn-helix transcriptional regulator, giving the protein MNATTPGTSALGEFLSTRRAQLTPADLGLPDYGDQRRVPGLRREEVAQLAGVSAAYYTRLERGASRGASPQVLDALATALGLDEAERRHLHGLSGGGRRRGARRRPAEQVTAAMRQLMATFGEAPAILLGRRSDVLAWNRSGHALFAGHLDFDSPDQTVERPNTARLVFLDAHTRELYDADWPRKARDVVGKLRAAVGEDPDDPRLASLIGELTMGSAQFAALWAEHRVRAWDLAEYRMHHPLVGAMDVLQHSMPVPRAAGVRLVVVTAEPGSDSQAALRLLAHAAHTDTAETVTAPAVTPRI; this is encoded by the coding sequence ATGAACGCCACCACCCCCGGCACCTCGGCACTGGGCGAGTTCCTGTCCACCCGGCGCGCCCAGCTGACTCCCGCCGACCTCGGCCTGCCGGACTACGGCGACCAGCGGCGGGTGCCGGGGCTGCGCCGCGAAGAGGTGGCACAGCTGGCCGGGGTCAGTGCCGCCTACTACACCCGGCTGGAGCGCGGGGCCTCGCGGGGCGCCTCACCGCAGGTACTCGACGCCCTGGCCACCGCCCTGGGCCTGGACGAGGCCGAGCGGCGCCATCTGCACGGCTTGTCCGGCGGCGGACGGCGGCGCGGCGCGCGCCGCCGGCCCGCCGAGCAGGTCACCGCGGCTATGCGGCAGCTGATGGCGACGTTCGGGGAGGCCCCTGCGATCCTGCTCGGCCGGCGCTCCGACGTCCTGGCCTGGAACCGCAGCGGACATGCGCTGTTCGCCGGGCACTTGGACTTCGACAGTCCGGACCAGACCGTCGAGCGGCCGAACACAGCCCGGCTGGTGTTCCTGGACGCGCATACCCGCGAGCTGTACGACGCCGACTGGCCGCGCAAAGCCCGCGATGTCGTGGGCAAACTGCGAGCCGCAGTCGGCGAGGATCCGGACGATCCGCGGCTCGCGTCGCTGATCGGCGAGCTGACGATGGGCAGTGCACAGTTCGCCGCGCTGTGGGCCGAACACCGGGTGCGGGCCTGGGACCTGGCCGAGTACCGGATGCACCACCCGCTGGTCGGGGCGATGGACGTGCTCCAGCATTCGATGCCCGTGCCGCGCGCGGCCGGCGTCCGGCTCGTCGTGGTCACGGCCGAGCCGGGATCGGATTCCCAGGCTGCCTTGCGACTCCTCGCCCATGCGGCGCACACCGACACCGCGGAGACCGTCACGGCCCCGGCCGTGACACCGCGCATCTAA
- a CDS encoding zinc-binding alcohol dehydrogenase family protein: MTASANTPANTPANTAAWIPAKHARLEVGPAPYTRPGPDQLVVRNRAVAINPLDWIIQVEGSLPYGWLRYPTVLGADVAGEVVEVGTDVTRFRVGDRVLGHAVGTDKDSNNAAEGAFQHYTAVSEKLACPVPDAMPFEDAVVLPLAVSTAACGLFQTSHLGLRHPSSHPEATGQTVLVWGGSTSVGGNAVQLAVAAGYEVVTTASPRNVDYVRALGASLVFDYNSPTVVPDIIEAFQGRTLAGAIAFGATSAASCVRIVRKCRGKKFVALATPPVSFERLGDPDRGRFAHPRLLARLIGANIALQFAARTRGIGLKYIFGTTLKANEVGTAIYRDFLPAALAEGRYLAAPKPMVVGKSLDDIQRAMDVQRGGVSAAKVVVALP; encoded by the coding sequence ATGACCGCTTCCGCGAACACCCCCGCGAACACCCCCGCGAACACCGCCGCCTGGATCCCGGCCAAGCACGCCCGCCTGGAAGTGGGGCCGGCGCCCTACACCCGCCCCGGCCCCGACCAGCTCGTCGTACGCAACCGGGCCGTCGCGATCAACCCCCTGGACTGGATCATCCAGGTCGAGGGCAGCCTGCCCTACGGCTGGCTGCGCTACCCGACGGTGCTCGGTGCGGACGTCGCCGGCGAGGTCGTCGAAGTGGGGACGGACGTCACCCGTTTCCGCGTCGGCGACCGGGTGCTCGGCCACGCTGTGGGAACCGACAAGGACAGCAACAACGCCGCCGAGGGTGCCTTCCAGCACTACACCGCCGTCTCGGAGAAGCTGGCCTGCCCGGTGCCGGATGCGATGCCGTTCGAGGACGCCGTCGTCCTCCCGCTGGCCGTTTCCACCGCCGCGTGCGGCCTGTTCCAGACCAGCCACCTGGGCCTGCGGCACCCGTCGTCGCACCCTGAGGCGACCGGCCAGACCGTCCTGGTGTGGGGCGGCTCCACCAGCGTCGGCGGCAACGCCGTCCAGTTGGCGGTCGCGGCCGGCTACGAGGTCGTCACCACCGCCTCGCCACGCAACGTCGACTACGTCCGAGCACTGGGCGCGAGCCTGGTCTTCGACTACAACAGCCCGACCGTGGTGCCGGACATCATCGAGGCCTTCCAAGGACGCACCCTGGCCGGCGCGATCGCCTTCGGCGCCACCTCCGCCGCGTCCTGCGTCCGTATCGTGCGCAAGTGCCGCGGCAAGAAGTTCGTGGCACTGGCCACCCCGCCGGTGTCCTTCGAGCGCCTGGGCGACCCCGACCGCGGCCGGTTCGCCCACCCGCGGCTGCTCGCACGCCTCATCGGCGCCAACATCGCGCTGCAGTTCGCGGCGCGAACGCGCGGGATCGGGCTGAAGTACATCTTCGGCACGACGCTCAAAGCCAACGAGGTCGGCACCGCGATCTACCGCGACTTCCTGCCGGCGGCCCTGGCTGAGGGCCGGTATCTGGCCGCCCCGAAACCGATGGTGGTCGGCAAGAGTCTGGACGACATCCAACGCGCCATGGACGTCCAGCGCGGCGGCGTCTCGGCGGCGAAGGTCGTCGTCGCCCTGCCCTGA
- a CDS encoding sensor histidine kinase, with the protein MTVLRPADVAARFRLLGGSFVLLLGMAAGVGLLALWISVVASAACLVGVPLTVLATVPVRRLADWHRDWAARLLGEPVGRPYTPVPDVGWLERFQVIVRDPASWRDWAWLVANTVLGWFTYGLSAILFLAGVFYLIFPLLYAVTPADVFHTPLGFPIDTLAGSFVLVPLSLVCFLTWYVTAVPLAHAEARLIRRLLAPTGRAELRARVRHLADTRAETVDTQAAELRRIERDLHDGAQARLVSLGMSLGLAESTFADDPHSALRLVAEARESTSTALDELRDLVRGIHPPVLADRGLDGAIQALVLANPVPTSVEIDLPGRLSAPVESAAYFAIAEALANAIKHAQARRIAIAVEFTAGRAVGEGLLRMSVCDDGRGGARIEGGSGLHGVRRRLAAFDGELVVDSPHGGPTEVRMSLPCASS; encoded by the coding sequence ATGACTGTTCTTCGACCAGCGGACGTCGCCGCACGCTTCCGGCTGTTGGGCGGGTCGTTCGTGCTGTTGCTGGGGATGGCCGCCGGAGTCGGGCTGCTCGCGCTGTGGATCAGCGTGGTGGCCTCGGCCGCGTGCCTGGTGGGCGTTCCGCTGACGGTGCTGGCGACGGTTCCGGTTCGCCGGCTGGCCGACTGGCACCGGGATTGGGCGGCCCGGCTGCTCGGCGAGCCGGTCGGCCGGCCCTATACGCCGGTTCCCGACGTGGGCTGGCTGGAGCGGTTCCAGGTGATCGTGCGTGATCCGGCGAGTTGGCGGGACTGGGCCTGGCTGGTCGCCAACACAGTGCTCGGATGGTTCACCTACGGGCTGTCGGCCATTCTCTTCCTGGCGGGCGTCTTCTACCTGATCTTCCCGTTGCTGTACGCCGTGACCCCGGCCGACGTCTTCCACACGCCGCTCGGCTTCCCCATCGACACCCTGGCCGGCTCGTTCGTCCTGGTCCCGCTGAGCCTGGTGTGCTTCCTGACCTGGTACGTCACTGCCGTACCGTTGGCGCACGCCGAGGCCCGGCTGATCCGCCGGCTGCTGGCGCCCACCGGCCGGGCCGAACTCCGGGCCCGGGTCCGGCACCTGGCCGACACCCGGGCCGAGACGGTCGACACCCAGGCCGCGGAGCTGCGACGGATTGAGCGCGACCTGCACGACGGGGCCCAGGCCCGCCTGGTGTCCCTGGGCATGAGCCTGGGCCTGGCCGAGTCGACCTTCGCCGACGATCCGCACTCCGCGCTGCGCCTGGTGGCCGAGGCCCGCGAGTCGACCTCCACCGCGCTGGACGAACTCCGCGACCTGGTGCGCGGCATCCATCCGCCGGTCCTGGCCGACCGCGGCCTGGACGGCGCGATCCAGGCGCTGGTCCTGGCCAACCCGGTCCCGACCAGCGTCGAGATCGACCTGCCGGGCCGGCTGTCGGCGCCGGTGGAGTCCGCGGCCTACTTCGCGATCGCCGAGGCCCTGGCCAACGCGATCAAGCACGCCCAGGCCCGGCGGATCGCGATCGCGGTGGAATTCACCGCCGGCCGTGCCGTAGGCGAGGGGCTGCTGCGGATGTCCGTGTGCGACGACGGCCGGGGCGGCGCCAGGATCGAAGGCGGCAGCGGCCTGCACGGCGTCCGGCGTCGGCTGGCCGCCTTCGACGGCGAGCTGGTCGTGGACAGCCCGCACGGCGGGCCGACCGAGGTGAGGATGTCGCTGCCGTGCGCATCGTCGTAG
- a CDS encoding LuxR C-terminal-related transcriptional regulator, which yields MRIVVAEDLALLRDGLIRLFQAHGCEVVEAVDDGPGLLRALMSRRPDVAVVDVRLPPTFTDEGLKAAIDARARHPGLPVLVLSQYVEPLYARELMSDRAGGVGYLLKNRVMDVRQFVADVRHVAAGGTVMDPKVIEALLTYRSGDPPLRTLTPREREVLSLMAQGRSNAAIAARMGVTDKAVSKHSNSIFAKLGLELSDEDNRRVLAVLAYLEGAEPGL from the coding sequence GTGCGCATCGTCGTAGCCGAAGACCTGGCGCTGCTCCGGGACGGCCTGATCCGGCTGTTCCAGGCGCACGGCTGCGAGGTCGTCGAAGCAGTCGACGACGGACCGGGTTTGCTCAGGGCCCTGATGAGCCGGCGGCCGGACGTCGCGGTGGTCGACGTGCGGCTGCCGCCGACCTTCACCGACGAGGGCCTCAAGGCCGCGATCGACGCCCGCGCCCGGCATCCCGGCCTGCCCGTTCTGGTCCTGTCGCAGTACGTCGAACCGCTGTACGCCCGCGAGCTGATGTCCGACCGCGCCGGCGGCGTCGGCTACCTGCTGAAGAACCGGGTGATGGACGTCCGGCAGTTCGTCGCCGACGTCCGCCACGTCGCCGCCGGCGGCACCGTGATGGATCCGAAGGTCATCGAGGCGCTGCTCACCTACCGCTCGGGCGATCCGCCTTTGCGCACCCTGACCCCACGCGAGCGCGAGGTGCTCTCCCTGATGGCCCAGGGCCGGTCGAACGCCGCCATCGCGGCGCGGATGGGCGTCACGGACAAGGCGGTGAGCAAGCACAGCAACAGCATTTTCGCGAAACTCGGGCTCGAGCTGTCCGACGAGGACAACCGCAGGGTGCTGGCCGTCCTGGCCTATCTGGAAGGCGCCGAACCAGGGCTTTGA
- a CDS encoding organic hydroperoxide resistance protein: MSTSTLYTTEATSTGDGRNGHVRTTDGIFEAALSVPKEMGGPGGEKTNPEQLFASGYAACFHNGLRLIAADQKTPVGDSTVTAEVSLLAIEDGRFSLAVGLTAHLPGLDQATADQLVQATHKVCPYSNSTRGNIEVTLKATV; this comes from the coding sequence ATGTCCACGTCCACCCTCTACACCACCGAGGCGACCTCGACCGGCGACGGCCGCAACGGTCATGTCCGCACCACCGACGGCATCTTCGAGGCGGCCCTGTCGGTCCCCAAGGAGATGGGCGGCCCGGGCGGTGAGAAGACCAACCCGGAGCAGCTGTTCGCCTCCGGCTACGCGGCCTGCTTCCACAACGGCCTGCGGCTGATCGCGGCCGACCAGAAGACCCCGGTCGGCGACTCGACCGTCACCGCCGAGGTCAGCCTGCTGGCCATCGAGGACGGCCGCTTCAGCCTGGCCGTCGGGCTCACCGCTCACCTGCCGGGGCTGGACCAGGCCACCGCCGACCAGCTGGTCCAGGCCACGCACAAGGTGTGCCCGTACTCGAACTCCACGCGCGGCAACATCGAGGTGACCCTCAAGGCCACCGTCTGA
- a CDS encoding anti-sigma factor, which produces MDCDEFVELVTDFLEGALPEADEARFIAHLAECDGCETYLAQFRQTIDTLGELPSEALSGQAREQLLNAFRGFQREQ; this is translated from the coding sequence ATGGACTGCGACGAGTTCGTCGAGCTGGTCACGGACTTCCTTGAGGGCGCCCTCCCCGAGGCGGACGAGGCGCGGTTCATCGCGCACCTCGCCGAGTGCGACGGGTGCGAGACCTACCTGGCGCAGTTCCGGCAGACCATCGACACGCTCGGCGAACTTCCGTCCGAGGCGTTGTCCGGCCAGGCGCGCGAGCAGCTGCTGAACGCGTTCCGGGGATTCCAGCGCGAGCAGTAG
- a CDS encoding LysR substrate-binding domain-containing protein, translating to MLFSRWHHTVFSDAEHGMVDLLVHGGTAPPPLRSQVLFEEGYACLVADDHPLAGSAAVSLADYLDCTHIVVDVADGRQGHVDRRLETLGRPRRAAVTVPYHTAAAAAVAGTSLVATLPRGFALQHATPGTTTVIPAPEEIGPMAYAMSWHPRLDDDQAQRWLRDLIGATVETVETAKAVKTLKTADRAKTG from the coding sequence GTGCTGTTCTCCCGCTGGCACCACACGGTGTTCTCCGACGCCGAACACGGCATGGTCGATCTTCTGGTCCACGGCGGGACCGCGCCCCCGCCGCTGCGCTCCCAGGTGCTCTTCGAGGAGGGCTACGCGTGCCTGGTCGCCGACGACCACCCGCTGGCGGGGTCCGCCGCCGTGTCGCTGGCGGACTACCTCGACTGCACCCACATCGTCGTCGACGTCGCCGACGGCCGCCAGGGGCACGTCGACCGCAGGCTGGAAACGCTCGGCCGGCCCAGGCGCGCCGCCGTGACAGTGCCCTACCACACCGCCGCCGCCGCCGCGGTAGCGGGAACCTCGCTGGTGGCGACCCTCCCGCGCGGCTTCGCGCTCCAACACGCGACGCCCGGGACGACCACCGTCATCCCGGCGCCGGAAGAGATCGGCCCGATGGCGTACGCCATGTCCTGGCACCCCCGCCTGGACGACGACCAGGCCCAGCGCTGGCTCCGCGACTTGATCGGGGCCACGGTTGAGACGGTTGAGACAGCTAAAGCAGTCAAGACGCTCAAGACGGCCGACAGGGCCAAGACCGGCTGA
- a CDS encoding serine hydrolase domain-containing protein, whose protein sequence is MPEHTQTSTRRRRGASALILTAALTGTMVAGAATAGAATSGHAGIAADRATSAAERAGQTAGQTAAQTAAQTAALSRLAEQVIADGAPGVIVRVDTGHGAPIEISRQASWTRADGRLDADDQVRMGSNTKTMVATLVLQLVAEHKLALTDPVAKWLPGQVPDGSAITVRMLLNHTSGLYNYLDDPAVLASFLGQNPQNWTPAELLAAGVSHPALFAPGAQFSYSNTNYIALGLILQKATGHSLADLIQLRIARPLGLHDTYLASAQHPGSGLTAGYEPDAAHLAPFLPPGVPAGTAFAGPARGDYTDVTAINPSDLWAAGGIVSTARDWSRFDSALMSGRLLPAAQLQEMRTTVPEDPAQPDGNGYGLGLRKVVFPSGTVWGHDGQAPGYSSQTYADASGKRTVEIITTTIFGVADPKTGAAYQNLSNAAVAVMLGKPIPAS, encoded by the coding sequence ATGCCCGAACACACTCAGACCAGCACGAGGCGCCGCCGTGGCGCCTCGGCGCTCATCCTGACCGCCGCTCTCACCGGGACCATGGTCGCCGGCGCGGCCACCGCCGGTGCCGCGACGTCGGGGCATGCCGGGATCGCCGCCGACCGAGCCACCAGCGCGGCGGAGAGGGCGGGCCAGACCGCAGGCCAAACTGCGGCCCAGACCGCGGCCCAGACCGCGGCCCTGTCCCGGCTGGCCGAACAGGTCATCGCCGACGGCGCGCCCGGCGTCATCGTCCGCGTCGACACCGGCCACGGCGCGCCGATCGAGATCTCCCGCCAGGCCTCCTGGACCCGCGCCGACGGCCGGCTCGACGCCGACGACCAAGTCCGCATGGGCTCCAACACCAAGACCATGGTCGCCACGCTGGTCCTGCAACTGGTCGCCGAGCACAAGCTCGCGCTGACCGATCCGGTGGCGAAGTGGCTGCCCGGCCAGGTGCCCGACGGCTCGGCGATCACTGTCAGGATGCTGCTGAACCACACCAGCGGCCTGTACAACTACCTCGACGACCCGGCCGTCCTGGCCTCCTTCCTCGGCCAGAACCCACAAAACTGGACCCCGGCCGAATTGCTCGCCGCCGGAGTCTCGCACCCCGCGCTGTTCGCCCCGGGTGCGCAGTTCTCCTACAGCAACACCAACTACATCGCCCTCGGCCTGATCCTGCAGAAAGCCACCGGCCACAGCCTCGCCGACCTGATCCAGCTGCGCATCGCGCGCCCCCTGGGCCTGCACGACACCTACCTGGCCAGCGCACAGCACCCGGGCTCGGGACTCACCGCCGGTTACGAGCCGGATGCCGCGCACCTGGCACCGTTCCTTCCGCCGGGAGTCCCGGCCGGAACCGCCTTCGCCGGCCCGGCCCGGGGCGACTACACCGACGTCACGGCCATCAACCCCAGCGATCTGTGGGCGGCCGGCGGCATCGTCTCCACCGCCCGGGACTGGTCTCGCTTCGACTCCGCGCTGATGTCCGGCAGGCTGCTACCGGCGGCGCAGCTGCAGGAGATGCGCACGACGGTTCCGGAGGACCCCGCGCAGCCCGACGGCAACGGCTACGGCCTGGGCCTGCGCAAGGTCGTGTTCCCCAGCGGCACCGTGTGGGGCCACGACGGCCAGGCGCCCGGCTACTCCAGCCAGACGTATGCCGACGCCTCCGGCAAGCGCACGGTCGAGATCATCACCACCACGATCTTCGGCGTCGCCGACCCGAAGACCGGGGCCGCGTACCAGAACCTCAGCAACGCCGCGGTCGCCGTCATGCTCGGCAAGCCGATCCCCGCGTCCTGA
- a CDS encoding alpha/beta hydrolase fold domain-containing protein: protein MWCQRENSTVDPGDWAKTCVVGESAGAGLAAALLIAARDQGLAMPAAGVLFSPYADLTLSGDSMKTKAELEPSFTAEAIARRAADYAGGADPADPLISPVFADLRGLPPLLIQVGTHELLLDDAVRLAARAAAADVPVALEVTAGVPHLFQAFAAMLEEGDAALVRVTQFLTTAFARAGA, encoded by the coding sequence GTGTGGTGCCAGCGGGAGAACAGCACGGTCGATCCCGGGGACTGGGCGAAGACCTGCGTGGTCGGCGAGTCCGCCGGCGCGGGGCTGGCGGCGGCGTTGCTGATCGCCGCGCGCGATCAGGGCCTTGCCATGCCGGCCGCCGGTGTCCTGTTCTCCCCGTACGCGGACCTGACGCTGTCCGGCGACAGCATGAAGACCAAGGCCGAGCTCGAGCCGTCGTTCACCGCCGAGGCGATCGCGCGGCGGGCCGCGGACTACGCCGGCGGCGCGGACCCGGCCGACCCGTTGATCAGCCCGGTGTTCGCCGACCTGCGCGGCCTGCCGCCGCTGCTGATCCAGGTCGGGACCCACGAACTGCTGCTGGACGACGCGGTTCGGCTCGCCGCGCGCGCCGCGGCGGCGGACGTTCCGGTCGCGCTGGAGGTGACCGCGGGCGTCCCGCACCTGTTTCAGGCGTTCGCCGCGATGCTGGAGGAGGGTGATGCCGCGCTGGTGCGTGTCACACAGTTCCTCACCACGGCGTTCGCGCGGGCCGGCGCGTGA